One segment of Ziziphus jujuba cultivar Dongzao chromosome 12, ASM3175591v1 DNA contains the following:
- the LOC125418648 gene encoding agamous-like MADS-box protein AGL30 has translation MGRVKLKIKRLENTNGRQATYAKRKHGIMKKANELSILCDIDIILLMFSPTGKPSLCSGKRSSIEEVIAKFAQLTPQERAKRKLESLEALKKTFKKLDHDVNIDAFLGISSQSEDLSNQSGLLRAQLSNIHKRLSCWTNLDEINNVEELVLMENSLRQSLDQIRRHKESLQKQQLMPLECTGQFQNGLHIPFKMGAEQQLQPLSWIPNSDNQHMVLPEEASLLPPRDVECSASSSFGSYSGYFGTSKNSEISNSGQENGIPAPMRLQLGGQFSYLPYNLNVLSDARFQPSAEMNQQENTVDYHVNGNYEVPRHGYETAQHSWASTSGPCAVSMFDDHLYPQQPN, from the exons ATGGGAAGGGTAAAGCTAAAGATAAAGAGGTTGGAAAATACAAATGGGCGTCAAGCTACCTATGCCAAAAGGAAGCATGGCATCATGAAAAAGGCTAACGAGTTATCTATTCTGTGTGATATTGATATTATCCTTCTCATGTTTTCACCCACTGGCAAGCCTTCTTTATGCAGCGGAAAACGCAG TAGCATTGAAGAGGTTATTGCAAAGTTTGCTCAGCTCACTCCACAAGAAAGGGCAAAAAG GAAATTGGAAAGTCTCGAA GCACTGAAAAAAACCTTTAAGAAGTTGGATCATGATGTAAATATTGATGCATTTTTGGGTATCAG ttCTCAATCAGAG GACTTGTCTAATCAATCTGGTTTATTACGAGCTCAGCTTTCGAATATACATAAAAGACTCAG CTGTTGGACTAACCTTGATGAGATCAATAATGTAGAAGAGTTGGTGTTAATGGAAAATTCACTAAGGCAATCACTTGACCAAATTCGAAGACACAAG GAAAGTTTACAAAAGCAGCAACTTATGCCATTGGAATGCACTGGCCAG TTTCAAAATGGGTTGCATATACCTTTCAAAATGGGTGCTGAGCAGCAGCTCCAGCCTCTGTCATGGATACCTAATAGTGACAATCAACATATGGTTTTACCTGAGGAAGCAAGCTTGCTTCCCCCTAG ggATGTGGAGTGCTCTGCAAGTTCCTCATTTGGGAGTTATTCTGGCTACTTTGGCACCAGTAAAAATTCTGAGATTTCTAATTCTGGACAAGAAAATGGAATACCTGCACCAATGAGGCTACAACTTGGTGGTCAATTTTCTTATCTGCCATACAATCTTAATGTGCTCAGTGATGCGAGATTTCAACCTTCAGCAGAGATGAATCAACAAGAAAATACTGTCGATTATCATGTCAATGGAAACTATGAAGTTCCTAGACATGGATACGAGACTGCCCAGCATAGTTGGGCTTCTACATCTGGGCCTTGTGCTGTTTCTATGTTTGACGACCATTTATATCCCCAG CAACCAAACTGA